From the genome of Danio aesculapii chromosome 16, fDanAes4.1, whole genome shotgun sequence, one region includes:
- the si:dkey-260g12.1 gene encoding uncharacterized protein si:dkey-260g12.1 isoform X3, whose product MSSKEHSLAEDTEIKFESGTFWILTTVKMRTTVLSVALVMLTGHLINGFPMQNGKMRSPREASNNCSDSCPAGFFKDDCKCLQCDPGFFNNRENEDSCTRCFQRCTNEFKMEEVKECTTTSDVVCRCQQGYTCASYDQYTGQCESCVLIITPGTTPDPTPDPTPSPQSYISADVASEVPSSITSPKGKTDSPIGYKDYLVWTLFGLISSMLSIIILTLFLRFCSKKEKECLKHILLQVDSEVTPPSQPDEQPHTHEMLSDVCSPTNHNTDPFHQPVSQEQAVPPAGNLGPLHIYGPQTVFVSLLNHFAGEQKAHEQGESLNSSNMSYPQSPPVHLSEEERSGEDDFIFFPSQEQGKECHISKEEML is encoded by the exons ATGAGCAGTAAAGAACACAGCCTGGCAGAAGACACTGAAATTAAGTTTGAAAGCGGAACATTTTGGATTTTAACTACTGTTAAG ATGCGTACAACTGTGTTATCTGTAGCCTTGGTGATGCTGACAGGTCATCTGATAAATGGCTTCCCTATG CAGAACGGTAAGATGAGAAGCCCCAGAGAAGCGTCAAACAATTGCAGCGATAGTTGTCCAGCAG GTTTTTTCAAAGATGATTGCAAATGTCTTCAATGCGACCCTGGTTTCTTCAATAATAGAGAGAATGAAGACAGTTGCACCCGCTGCTTCCAGAGATGCACAAATG AATTCAAAATGGAGGAGGTCAAGGAGTGCACGACCACATCAGATGTAGTGTGTCGCTGTCAACAGGGTTATACATGTGCCTCATACGATCAGTACACAGGCCAGTGTGAAAGCTGTGTTCTCATCATCACCCCAGGCACAACCCCAGACCCTACCCCAGACCCCACCCCATCACCTCAGTCCTACATCTCTGCTGATGTCGCTTCCGAGGTCCCTTCCTCCATCACTTCTCCCAAAGGGAAAACTGACAGTCCAATTG GTTACAAAGATTACTTGGTATGGACTTTATTTGGACTCATTTCCTCAATGCTATCCATCATCATCCTCACGCTGTTCCTCCGGTTCTGCAGTAAGAAAGAGAAGGAATGCTTAAAACACA TCCTTCTTCAGGTGGACAGTGAGGTCACACCTCCCAGCCAACCAGATGAGCAGCCTCATACCCATGAAATGTTGTCAGATGTCTGCTcaccgaccaatcacaacacagaTCCTTTTCATCAGCCAGTCAGCCAAGAGCAAGCTGTTCCTCCAGCTGGTAATTTAG GTCCTCTTCACATCTATGGCCCCCAGACAGTTTTTGTTAGCTTGCTCAATCATTTTGCAGGCGAGCAAAAAGCACACGAACAGGGTGAATCTCTAAACAGCAGTAACATGTCCTACCCTCAGTCCCCCCCCGTTCATCTCTCTGAAGAAGAAAGAAGCGGAGAGGACGATTTCATATTCTTCCCATCTCAGGAGCAAGGAAAAGAGTGCCACATTTCCAAAGAAGAGATGCTATGA
- the si:dkey-260g12.1 gene encoding uncharacterized protein si:dkey-260g12.1 isoform X4 — MSSKEHSLAEDTEIKFESGTFWILTTVKMRTTVLSVALVMLTGHLINGFPMQNGKMRSPREASNNCSDSCPAGFFKDDCKCLQCDPGFFNNRENEDSCTRCFQRCTNGTTPDPTPDPTPSPQSYISADVASEVPSSITSPKGKTDSPIGYKDYLVWTLFGLISSMLSIIILTLFLRFCSKKEKECLKHIVRQCSLGGDVDSEVTPPSQPDEQPHTHEMLSDVCSPTNHNTDPFHQPVSQEQAVPPAGNLGPLHIYGPQTVFVSLLNHFAGEQKAHEQGESLNSSNMSYPQSPPVHLSEEERSGEDDFIFFPSQEQGKECHISKEEML; from the exons ATGAGCAGTAAAGAACACAGCCTGGCAGAAGACACTGAAATTAAGTTTGAAAGCGGAACATTTTGGATTTTAACTACTGTTAAG ATGCGTACAACTGTGTTATCTGTAGCCTTGGTGATGCTGACAGGTCATCTGATAAATGGCTTCCCTATG CAGAACGGTAAGATGAGAAGCCCCAGAGAAGCGTCAAACAATTGCAGCGATAGTTGTCCAGCAG GTTTTTTCAAAGATGATTGCAAATGTCTTCAATGCGACCCTGGTTTCTTCAATAATAGAGAGAATGAAGACAGTTGCACCCGCTGCTTCCAGAGATGCACAAATG GCACAACCCCAGACCCTACCCCAGACCCCACCCCATCACCTCAGTCCTACATCTCTGCTGATGTCGCTTCCGAGGTCCCTTCCTCCATCACTTCTCCCAAAGGGAAAACTGACAGTCCAATTG GTTACAAAGATTACTTGGTATGGACTTTATTTGGACTCATTTCCTCAATGCTATCCATCATCATCCTCACGCTGTTCCTCCGGTTCTGCAGTAAGAAAGAGAAGGAATGCTTAAAACACA TTGTCAGGCAGTGCTCATTGGGAGGAGAT GTGGACAGTGAGGTCACACCTCCCAGCCAACCAGATGAGCAGCCTCATACCCATGAAATGTTGTCAGATGTCTGCTcaccgaccaatcacaacacagaTCCTTTTCATCAGCCAGTCAGCCAAGAGCAAGCTGTTCCTCCAGCTGGTAATTTAG GTCCTCTTCACATCTATGGCCCCCAGACAGTTTTTGTTAGCTTGCTCAATCATTTTGCAGGCGAGCAAAAAGCACACGAACAGGGTGAATCTCTAAACAGCAGTAACATGTCCTACCCTCAGTCCCCCCCCGTTCATCTCTCTGAAGAAGAAAGAAGCGGAGAGGACGATTTCATATTCTTCCCATCTCAGGAGCAAGGAAAAGAGTGCCACATTTCCAAAGAAGAGATGCTATGA
- the si:dkey-260g12.1 gene encoding uncharacterized protein si:dkey-260g12.1 isoform X1 yields MSSKEHSLAEDTEIKFESGTFWILTTVKMRTTVLSVALVMLTGHLINGFPMQNGKMRSPREASNNCSDSCPAGFFKDDCKCLQCDPGFFNNRENEDSCTRCFQRCTNEFKMEEVKECTTTSDVVCRCQQGYTCASYDQYTGQCESCVLIITPGTTPDPTPDPTPSPQSYISADVASEVPSSITSPKGKTDSPIGYKDYLVWTLFGLISSMLSIIILTLFLRFCSKKEKECLKHIVRQCSLGGDVDSEVTPPSQPDEQPHTHEMLSDVCSPTNHNTDPFHQPVSQEQAVPPAGNLGPLHIYGPQTVFVSLLNHFAGEQKAHEQGESLNSSNMSYPQSPPVHLSEEERSGEDDFIFFPSQEQGKECHISKEEML; encoded by the exons ATGAGCAGTAAAGAACACAGCCTGGCAGAAGACACTGAAATTAAGTTTGAAAGCGGAACATTTTGGATTTTAACTACTGTTAAG ATGCGTACAACTGTGTTATCTGTAGCCTTGGTGATGCTGACAGGTCATCTGATAAATGGCTTCCCTATG CAGAACGGTAAGATGAGAAGCCCCAGAGAAGCGTCAAACAATTGCAGCGATAGTTGTCCAGCAG GTTTTTTCAAAGATGATTGCAAATGTCTTCAATGCGACCCTGGTTTCTTCAATAATAGAGAGAATGAAGACAGTTGCACCCGCTGCTTCCAGAGATGCACAAATG AATTCAAAATGGAGGAGGTCAAGGAGTGCACGACCACATCAGATGTAGTGTGTCGCTGTCAACAGGGTTATACATGTGCCTCATACGATCAGTACACAGGCCAGTGTGAAAGCTGTGTTCTCATCATCACCCCAGGCACAACCCCAGACCCTACCCCAGACCCCACCCCATCACCTCAGTCCTACATCTCTGCTGATGTCGCTTCCGAGGTCCCTTCCTCCATCACTTCTCCCAAAGGGAAAACTGACAGTCCAATTG GTTACAAAGATTACTTGGTATGGACTTTATTTGGACTCATTTCCTCAATGCTATCCATCATCATCCTCACGCTGTTCCTCCGGTTCTGCAGTAAGAAAGAGAAGGAATGCTTAAAACACA TTGTCAGGCAGTGCTCATTGGGAGGAGAT GTGGACAGTGAGGTCACACCTCCCAGCCAACCAGATGAGCAGCCTCATACCCATGAAATGTTGTCAGATGTCTGCTcaccgaccaatcacaacacagaTCCTTTTCATCAGCCAGTCAGCCAAGAGCAAGCTGTTCCTCCAGCTGGTAATTTAG GTCCTCTTCACATCTATGGCCCCCAGACAGTTTTTGTTAGCTTGCTCAATCATTTTGCAGGCGAGCAAAAAGCACACGAACAGGGTGAATCTCTAAACAGCAGTAACATGTCCTACCCTCAGTCCCCCCCCGTTCATCTCTCTGAAGAAGAAAGAAGCGGAGAGGACGATTTCATATTCTTCCCATCTCAGGAGCAAGGAAAAGAGTGCCACATTTCCAAAGAAGAGATGCTATGA
- the si:dkey-260g12.1 gene encoding uncharacterized protein si:dkey-260g12.1 isoform X2 encodes MSSKEHSLAEDTEIKFESGTFWILTTVKMRTTVLSVALVMLTGHLINGFPMNGKMRSPREASNNCSDSCPAGFFKDDCKCLQCDPGFFNNRENEDSCTRCFQRCTNEFKMEEVKECTTTSDVVCRCQQGYTCASYDQYTGQCESCVLIITPGTTPDPTPDPTPSPQSYISADVASEVPSSITSPKGKTDSPIGYKDYLVWTLFGLISSMLSIIILTLFLRFCSKKEKECLKHIVRQCSLGGDVDSEVTPPSQPDEQPHTHEMLSDVCSPTNHNTDPFHQPVSQEQAVPPAGNLGPLHIYGPQTVFVSLLNHFAGEQKAHEQGESLNSSNMSYPQSPPVHLSEEERSGEDDFIFFPSQEQGKECHISKEEML; translated from the exons ATGAGCAGTAAAGAACACAGCCTGGCAGAAGACACTGAAATTAAGTTTGAAAGCGGAACATTTTGGATTTTAACTACTGTTAAG ATGCGTACAACTGTGTTATCTGTAGCCTTGGTGATGCTGACAGGTCATCTGATAAATGGCTTCCCTATG AACGGTAAGATGAGAAGCCCCAGAGAAGCGTCAAACAATTGCAGCGATAGTTGTCCAGCAG GTTTTTTCAAAGATGATTGCAAATGTCTTCAATGCGACCCTGGTTTCTTCAATAATAGAGAGAATGAAGACAGTTGCACCCGCTGCTTCCAGAGATGCACAAATG AATTCAAAATGGAGGAGGTCAAGGAGTGCACGACCACATCAGATGTAGTGTGTCGCTGTCAACAGGGTTATACATGTGCCTCATACGATCAGTACACAGGCCAGTGTGAAAGCTGTGTTCTCATCATCACCCCAGGCACAACCCCAGACCCTACCCCAGACCCCACCCCATCACCTCAGTCCTACATCTCTGCTGATGTCGCTTCCGAGGTCCCTTCCTCCATCACTTCTCCCAAAGGGAAAACTGACAGTCCAATTG GTTACAAAGATTACTTGGTATGGACTTTATTTGGACTCATTTCCTCAATGCTATCCATCATCATCCTCACGCTGTTCCTCCGGTTCTGCAGTAAGAAAGAGAAGGAATGCTTAAAACACA TTGTCAGGCAGTGCTCATTGGGAGGAGAT GTGGACAGTGAGGTCACACCTCCCAGCCAACCAGATGAGCAGCCTCATACCCATGAAATGTTGTCAGATGTCTGCTcaccgaccaatcacaacacagaTCCTTTTCATCAGCCAGTCAGCCAAGAGCAAGCTGTTCCTCCAGCTGGTAATTTAG GTCCTCTTCACATCTATGGCCCCCAGACAGTTTTTGTTAGCTTGCTCAATCATTTTGCAGGCGAGCAAAAAGCACACGAACAGGGTGAATCTCTAAACAGCAGTAACATGTCCTACCCTCAGTCCCCCCCCGTTCATCTCTCTGAAGAAGAAAGAAGCGGAGAGGACGATTTCATATTCTTCCCATCTCAGGAGCAAGGAAAAGAGTGCCACATTTCCAAAGAAGAGATGCTATGA